In the Carboxydothermus hydrogenoformans Z-2901 genome, one interval contains:
- a CDS encoding heterodisulfide reductase-related iron-sulfur binding cluster, whose product MNGIPQRELYWNINHTAKFLMYPLFLIALAIFAYGMYQRYQYWKIGQKASVKWDFGRFLKETFFQRRILNELYPGLMHFGIFWGFTVLFLTTLIVAIQADFGIKVFTGNVYLLFSFLADVGGVAAIIGILMAIIRRYIIKPDRLDNKPDDLISLLLILTILVTGYIVEGIRMAVAGDNWAAYSPFGNLVAQLFAGADEGILRLWHVILWWGHMLLAFGFIAYIPYSKLIHLFTAPINQALADPQSAKTFPLIDLEAEDAESFGVSTVEEFTQKQLLDLDSCTRCGRCQDNCPAYLTKKPLSPKKMTQDLKEALNERAPVIIARAKAELAKKGLGEEAATGEVEGAVTRALIGEVIEEDTIWSCTTCRACQEVCPVYVEHIPKTVELRRNLVLMESSFPQEVQLTFRNMENNGNPWGVGWASRADWAEGLDVPILGEMENPEEIEYLYWVGCAGSFDERNKKVSRALVKILKAAGIKFAILGTEEKCCGDSARRIGNEYLYQMLAQENIETMNNYKVKKIITACPHCYNTLKNDYPQLGGNYEVIHHSELIAKLLSENKIKLNSTDNRRFTYHDSCYLGRYNRVFNEPREVLKNVGVKLTEMSRNRETSFCCGAGGGRMWMEETLGERINVERTRQALATNPEGIAVNCPYCLTMLEDGIKAFDKTEEVKVYDIAELVAEKL is encoded by the coding sequence GTGAATGGAATTCCCCAGCGGGAACTTTACTGGAATATAAACCACACAGCCAAGTTTTTAATGTACCCGTTGTTTTTAATCGCCCTGGCAATTTTCGCCTATGGAATGTACCAGCGGTATCAATACTGGAAAATAGGGCAAAAAGCCAGTGTTAAGTGGGATTTCGGAAGATTCTTAAAAGAAACCTTTTTCCAAAGAAGAATCTTAAACGAACTGTATCCCGGCTTAATGCATTTTGGTATCTTCTGGGGTTTTACTGTTTTGTTTTTAACCACTTTAATAGTGGCAATTCAGGCAGACTTCGGTATTAAAGTATTTACCGGCAACGTTTATTTACTTTTTAGCTTTTTAGCCGATGTAGGTGGGGTTGCAGCAATCATTGGTATTTTAATGGCTATTATTCGCCGCTATATTATAAAGCCAGATCGTCTCGATAACAAGCCTGATGATTTAATTTCATTGCTTTTAATTTTAACAATTTTGGTTACCGGTTATATCGTCGAAGGAATCCGCATGGCAGTGGCCGGGGATAACTGGGCAGCCTATTCGCCTTTTGGTAATTTAGTGGCCCAGCTATTTGCCGGAGCCGATGAAGGAATCCTCAGGCTGTGGCATGTTATTCTCTGGTGGGGGCATATGCTTTTAGCCTTTGGCTTTATTGCTTATATTCCGTATTCCAAATTAATTCACCTCTTCACCGCTCCCATCAACCAGGCTTTGGCGGATCCCCAGAGTGCCAAGACCTTCCCGTTAATTGATTTGGAAGCAGAAGATGCAGAATCTTTTGGGGTATCGACGGTGGAAGAGTTTACCCAGAAACAGCTTTTAGATTTGGATAGCTGTACCCGCTGCGGACGGTGTCAGGACAATTGTCCTGCTTACCTTACGAAAAAGCCGTTATCGCCCAAGAAAATGACCCAGGACCTGAAAGAGGCTCTAAACGAAAGAGCACCGGTGATAATTGCCAGAGCCAAAGCCGAACTGGCCAAAAAAGGATTGGGGGAAGAAGCGGCAACCGGTGAAGTGGAAGGTGCGGTTACAAGGGCATTAATCGGGGAGGTAATTGAAGAAGATACGATTTGGTCGTGTACTACCTGCCGGGCATGTCAGGAAGTCTGTCCGGTCTATGTAGAACACATTCCCAAGACAGTAGAGTTAAGAAGAAATTTAGTCCTAATGGAAAGCTCCTTTCCGCAGGAAGTACAGCTTACTTTTAGAAATATGGAGAATAACGGTAACCCCTGGGGGGTGGGCTGGGCCAGTAGAGCGGACTGGGCGGAAGGTTTAGATGTGCCAATCCTGGGAGAGATGGAAAACCCCGAAGAAATAGAATATCTCTACTGGGTTGGCTGTGCCGGTTCCTTTGATGAAAGAAACAAAAAAGTCTCTCGGGCCTTAGTTAAAATCCTTAAAGCGGCAGGGATTAAGTTTGCCATTTTAGGTACCGAAGAAAAATGCTGTGGCGACTCTGCCCGGAGAATTGGTAATGAATATTTATACCAGATGCTTGCCCAGGAAAATATTGAAACCATGAATAATTATAAAGTTAAGAAAATTATTACCGCCTGTCCCCACTGCTATAATACCCTGAAAAATGATTACCCGCAGTTAGGCGGTAATTATGAGGTGATCCACCACAGCGAGCTAATTGCCAAGCTCCTTTCGGAAAATAAGATAAAGTTAAACAGCACCGATAACCGTCGCTTTACCTATCATGATTCCTGTTACCTGGGACGGTATAACCGGGTATTTAATGAGCCAAGGGAAGTATTAAAGAATGTAGGAGTAAAATTAACCGAAATGAGCAGGAACAGAGAAACCAGTTTTTGCTGCGGCGCCGGTGGTGGACGGATGTGGATGGAGGAAACTTTAGGGGAACGGATTAACGTTGAGCGTACGCGGCAAGCTTTAGCTACCAACCCGGAGGGAATTGCGGTAAACTGTCCGTACTGCCTTACCATGCTGGAAGATGGGATAAAGGCATTTGATAAGACCGAGGAAGTTAAAGTTTACGATATTGCAGAGTTAGTGGCTGAGAAGCTTTAA
- a CDS encoding MBL fold metallo-hydrolase, whose translation MARISTITLPTPYLVGDVNVYLVEDEKLVLIDTGAPTDDSYLALEAKLKNFGYEIRDVSEIIVTHFHPDHFGLAGFISRMFDIPVRIHPLEIYFLNEDREKVLKVVDGWGLPQQLVDAVVQHQYRIPPKYFQNHFSIIPLFPGETIKTGEFAFKVIYTPGHSLGHISLYEMKNKYFFSGDFILKNIFPNPLIYQVEGQRIATLPLFLESLNEVYNFPVKMVFPAHQDKFSNLQEVIDKIKIHYFQKTFEVYEKVKELKKANLFEIAQKIYPDEINEQTYLVISKVLGCLDLLREAELVGVKHGEYVVSSDKILEGKKLLNEKYFYLYKPEEEF comes from the coding sequence ATGGCCCGGATTTCAACAATAACTTTGCCTACACCTTATTTAGTGGGTGATGTAAACGTATATTTGGTCGAAGATGAAAAGCTTGTTTTAATTGATACAGGAGCGCCCACGGATGATTCTTATTTAGCATTGGAAGCTAAATTAAAAAATTTCGGGTATGAAATCCGGGACGTGTCGGAAATAATTGTAACTCATTTTCATCCGGATCATTTTGGCTTGGCAGGTTTTATATCAAGGATGTTTGATATTCCAGTACGTATTCATCCTCTGGAGATTTACTTTCTCAATGAGGATAGAGAAAAGGTATTAAAAGTGGTTGATGGTTGGGGATTACCACAACAACTGGTTGATGCGGTTGTTCAGCACCAATATAGAATACCTCCAAAATATTTTCAAAATCATTTTTCCATTATACCCCTTTTTCCCGGCGAAACAATAAAGACGGGAGAGTTTGCATTTAAAGTTATTTATACTCCTGGACATTCCCTGGGCCATATTTCATTGTATGAAATGAAAAACAAATATTTCTTCAGCGGTGATTTTATCTTAAAAAATATTTTCCCCAATCCCCTGATATACCAGGTTGAGGGGCAAAGGATTGCTACTTTGCCCCTTTTTTTGGAAAGTTTAAATGAGGTTTACAATTTTCCGGTGAAAATGGTTTTTCCGGCACACCAGGATAAATTTTCTAATTTACAAGAGGTAATAGATAAAATAAAAATCCATTACTTCCAGAAAACCTTTGAGGTTTATGAGAAAGTTAAAGAGCTAAAGAAGGCAAATTTGTTTGAAATTGCGCAGAAAATTTACCCCGATGAAATCAATGAGCAAACTTACCTGGTTATAAGCAAAGTATTAGGTTGTCTTGACCTTCTCCGGGAAGCAGAACTTGTAGGGGTTAAACATGGAGAATATGTTGTGAGCTCAGACAAAATTTTAGAAGGTAAAAAACTGTTAAATGAAAAGTACTTTTATCTTTACAAACCGGAGGAAGAATTTTAA